A section of the Oncorhynchus gorbuscha isolate QuinsamMale2020 ecotype Even-year linkage group LG04, OgorEven_v1.0, whole genome shotgun sequence genome encodes:
- the LOC124033591 gene encoding nuclear envelope phosphatase-regulatory subunit 1 isoform X1, which yields MNSLEQAEGSQHDLKAFERRLTEYVSCLQPATGRWRMILIVVSVCTATGAWNWLIDPDTQKVSFFSSLWNHPFFTISCITLIALFFAGIHKRVVAPSIIAARCRTVLAEYNMSCDDTGKLILKPRPHIQ from the exons ACCTGAAAGCTTTTGAGAGAAGATTGACAGAATACGTCTCCTGTTTGCAACCTGCAACCGGGAGGTGGCGAA TGATTCTAATAGTGGTCTCAGTTTGTACGGCGACTGGAGCCTGGAACTGGTTGATAGACCCTGACACTCAGAAG GTGTCTTTCTTCTCATCGTTGTGGAACCATCCGTTCTTCACCATCAGCTGCATTACTTTGATCGCTCTGTTCTTTGCTGGAATACACAAACGAGTCGTTGCACCATCAAT TATTGCAGCTCGCTGTCGGACAGTTTTAGCTGAATACAACATGTCCTGTGATGAT ACGGGGAAACTAATTCTCAAACCACGGCCACACATCCAATAA
- the LOC124033591 gene encoding nuclear envelope phosphatase-regulatory subunit 1 isoform X2, whose translation MNSLEQAEDLKAFERRLTEYVSCLQPATGRWRMILIVVSVCTATGAWNWLIDPDTQKVSFFSSLWNHPFFTISCITLIALFFAGIHKRVVAPSIIAARCRTVLAEYNMSCDDTGKLILKPRPHIQ comes from the exons ACCTGAAAGCTTTTGAGAGAAGATTGACAGAATACGTCTCCTGTTTGCAACCTGCAACCGGGAGGTGGCGAA TGATTCTAATAGTGGTCTCAGTTTGTACGGCGACTGGAGCCTGGAACTGGTTGATAGACCCTGACACTCAGAAG GTGTCTTTCTTCTCATCGTTGTGGAACCATCCGTTCTTCACCATCAGCTGCATTACTTTGATCGCTCTGTTCTTTGCTGGAATACACAAACGAGTCGTTGCACCATCAAT TATTGCAGCTCGCTGTCGGACAGTTTTAGCTGAATACAACATGTCCTGTGATGAT ACGGGGAAACTAATTCTCAAACCACGGCCACACATCCAATAA